The following are encoded in a window of Lagenorhynchus albirostris chromosome 3, mLagAlb1.1, whole genome shotgun sequence genomic DNA:
- the PDLIM4 gene encoding PDZ and LIM domain protein 4 isoform X4 — MPHSVTLRGPSPWGFRLVGGRDFSVPLTISRVHAGSKAALAALCPGDLIQAINGESTELMTHLEAQNRIKGCHDHLILSVSRPEGRSWPNTPEDSKAQAHRIHIDPEAQDGSPATSRWPSATGLGPEDGRPGLGSPYGQSPRLPVPHNGSSSEATLLAQLGTLHVSPPHSTDLARGLSRSRDCGVDLGSEVYRMLRESAEPTAAEPKQSGSFRYLQGMLEAGEGGVPSSRRGTNSTTPSASCAATAA; from the exons ATGCCCCACTCCGTGACCCTGCGCGGCCCTTCGCCCTGGGGCTTCCGCCTGGTGGGCGGCCGGGACTTCAGCGTACCCCTCACCATCTCGCGG GTCCATGCTGGCAGCAAGGCTGCCCTGGCTGCACTGTGCCCTGGAGACCTGATCCAGGCCATCAATGGTGAGAGCACAGAGCTCATGACACACCTGGAGGCACAGAACCGCATCAAGGGCTGCCATGACCACCTCATACTCTCTGTGAGCAG GCCTGAAGGCAGGAGCTGGCCCAATACCCCAGAGGACAGCAAGGCTCAGGCACACAGGATCCACATCGATCCCGAGGCCCAG GATGGCAGTCCAGCGACAAGCAGGTGGCCCTCAGCCACGGGGCTTGGGCCAGAAGATGGCAGGCCAGGCCTGGGATCTCCTTACGGGCAGTCACCTCGCCTCCCAGTCCCTCACAATGGCAGCAGCAGTGAGGCTACTTTACTGGCCCAGTTGGGCACCCTGCACGTGTCTCCACCCCACAG CACTGACCTGGCCAGAGGGCTTTCGCGGAGCCGCGACTGCGGAGTAGACCTGGGCTCAGAGGTGTACAGGATGCTTCGGGAGTCGGCCGAGCCGACGGCTGCGGAGCCCAAGCAGTCAGGCTCCTTCCGCTACTTGCAGGGCATGCTAGAGGCCGGCGAGGGCG GGGTACCATCGTCAAGGCGCGGGACAAACTCTACCACCCCGAGTGCTTCATGTGCAGCGACTGCGGCCTGA
- the PDLIM4 gene encoding PDZ and LIM domain protein 4 isoform X2: MPHSVTLRGPSPWGFRLVGGRDFSVPLTISRVHAGSKAALAALCPGDLIQAINGESTELMTHLEAQNRIKGCHDHLILSVSRPEGRSWPNTPEDSKAQAHRIHIDPEAQDGSPATSRWPSATGLGPEDGRPGLGSPYGQSPRLPVPHNGSSSEATLLAQLGTLHVSPPHSTDLARGLSRSRDCGVDLGSEVYRMLRESAEPTAAEPKQSGSFRYLQGMLEAGEGGERPGPGGPRNLKPTAGKLGAPLSGLQGLPECTRCGHGIVGTIVKARDKLYHPECFMCSDCGLNLKQRGYFFLDDRLYCESHAKARVKPPEGYDVVAVYPNAKVELV, translated from the exons ATGCCCCACTCCGTGACCCTGCGCGGCCCTTCGCCCTGGGGCTTCCGCCTGGTGGGCGGCCGGGACTTCAGCGTACCCCTCACCATCTCGCGG GTCCATGCTGGCAGCAAGGCTGCCCTGGCTGCACTGTGCCCTGGAGACCTGATCCAGGCCATCAATGGTGAGAGCACAGAGCTCATGACACACCTGGAGGCACAGAACCGCATCAAGGGCTGCCATGACCACCTCATACTCTCTGTGAGCAG GCCTGAAGGCAGGAGCTGGCCCAATACCCCAGAGGACAGCAAGGCTCAGGCACACAGGATCCACATCGATCCCGAGGCCCAG GATGGCAGTCCAGCGACAAGCAGGTGGCCCTCAGCCACGGGGCTTGGGCCAGAAGATGGCAGGCCAGGCCTGGGATCTCCTTACGGGCAGTCACCTCGCCTCCCAGTCCCTCACAATGGCAGCAGCAGTGAGGCTACTTTACTGGCCCAGTTGGGCACCCTGCACGTGTCTCCACCCCACAG CACTGACCTGGCCAGAGGGCTTTCGCGGAGCCGCGACTGCGGAGTAGACCTGGGCTCAGAGGTGTACAGGATGCTTCGGGAGTCGGCCGAGCCGACGGCTGCGGAGCCCAAGCAGTCAGGCTCCTTCCGCTACTTGCAGGGCATGCTAGAGGCCGGCGAGGGCG GGGAACGGCCCGGGCCTGGCGGCCCCCGGAACCTCAAGCCCACGGCGGGCAAGCTAGGCGCTCCGCTGAGCGGCCTGCAGGGGCTGCCGGAGTGCACGCGCTGCGGCCACGGCATCGT GGGTACCATCGTCAAGGCGCGGGACAAACTCTACCACCCCGAGTGCTTCATGTGCAGCGACTGCGGCCTGAACCTCAAGCAGCGCGGTTACTTCTTTCTGGACGACCGGCTCTACTGCGAAAGCCACGCCAAGGCGCGCGTCAAGCCGCCCGAGGGCTACGACGTGGTGGCGGTGTACCCCAATGCCAAGGTGGAACTCGTCTGA
- the PDLIM4 gene encoding PDZ and LIM domain protein 4 isoform X3, protein MPGLMPEPPKTTPNMGSVEDWPGELLGGSYSVPALPELYLGQLPYLPSCVQRAVLLHRLLHRMKSEVKAQLPRYAYFVWNSEPGLKAGAGPIPQRTARLRHTGSTSIPRPSTDLARGLSRSRDCGVDLGSEVYRMLRESAEPTAAEPKQSGSFRYLQGMLEAGEGGERPGPGGPRNLKPTAGKLGAPLSGLQGLPECTRCGHGIVGTIVKARDKLYHPECFMCSDCGLNLKQRGYFFLDDRLYCESHAKARVKPPEGYDVVAVYPNAKVELV, encoded by the exons ATGCCAGGACTTATGCCTGAGCCTCCAAAGACAACCCCCAACATGGGGTCTGTGGAAGATTGGCCTGGTGAGCTGCTTGGAGGGAGCTACTCTGTGCCAGCGCTCCCAGAGCTCTACCTAGGCCAGCTTCCCTACCTGCCCTCTTGCGTACAGAGGGCCGTACTCCTCCACAGACTTCTCCACAGGATGAAAAGTGAAGTAAAGGCCCAGCTTCCCCGCTATGCTTACTTTGTCTGGAACTCAGAGCCAG GCCTGAAGGCAGGAGCTGGCCCAATACCCCAGAGGACAGCAAGGCTCAGGCACACAGGATCCACATCGATCCCGAGGCCCAG CACTGACCTGGCCAGAGGGCTTTCGCGGAGCCGCGACTGCGGAGTAGACCTGGGCTCAGAGGTGTACAGGATGCTTCGGGAGTCGGCCGAGCCGACGGCTGCGGAGCCCAAGCAGTCAGGCTCCTTCCGCTACTTGCAGGGCATGCTAGAGGCCGGCGAGGGCG GGGAACGGCCCGGGCCTGGCGGCCCCCGGAACCTCAAGCCCACGGCGGGCAAGCTAGGCGCTCCGCTGAGCGGCCTGCAGGGGCTGCCGGAGTGCACGCGCTGCGGCCACGGCATCGT GGGTACCATCGTCAAGGCGCGGGACAAACTCTACCACCCCGAGTGCTTCATGTGCAGCGACTGCGGCCTGAACCTCAAGCAGCGCGGTTACTTCTTTCTGGACGACCGGCTCTACTGCGAAAGCCACGCCAAGGCGCGCGTCAAGCCGCCCGAGGGCTACGACGTGGTGGCGGTGTACCCCAATGCCAAGGTGGAACTCGTCTGA
- the PDLIM4 gene encoding PDZ and LIM domain protein 4 isoform X1, with protein sequence MPGLMPEPPKTTPNMGSVEDWPGELLGGSYSVPALPELYLGQLPYLPSCVQRAVLLHRLLHRMKSEVKAQLPRYAYFVWNSEPGLKAGAGPIPQRTARLRHTGSTSIPRPRMAVQRQAGGPQPRGLGQKMAGQAWDLLTGSHLASQSLTMAAAVRLLYWPSWAPCTCLHPTVHLLSPSTDLARGLSRSRDCGVDLGSEVYRMLRESAEPTAAEPKQSGSFRYLQGMLEAGEGGERPGPGGPRNLKPTAGKLGAPLSGLQGLPECTRCGHGIVGTIVKARDKLYHPECFMCSDCGLNLKQRGYFFLDDRLYCESHAKARVKPPEGYDVVAVYPNAKVELV encoded by the exons ATGCCAGGACTTATGCCTGAGCCTCCAAAGACAACCCCCAACATGGGGTCTGTGGAAGATTGGCCTGGTGAGCTGCTTGGAGGGAGCTACTCTGTGCCAGCGCTCCCAGAGCTCTACCTAGGCCAGCTTCCCTACCTGCCCTCTTGCGTACAGAGGGCCGTACTCCTCCACAGACTTCTCCACAGGATGAAAAGTGAAGTAAAGGCCCAGCTTCCCCGCTATGCTTACTTTGTCTGGAACTCAGAGCCAG GCCTGAAGGCAGGAGCTGGCCCAATACCCCAGAGGACAGCAAGGCTCAGGCACACAGGATCCACATCGATCCCGAGGCCCAG GATGGCAGTCCAGCGACAAGCAGGTGGCCCTCAGCCACGGGGCTTGGGCCAGAAGATGGCAGGCCAGGCCTGGGATCTCCTTACGGGCAGTCACCTCGCCTCCCAGTCCCTCACAATGGCAGCAGCAGTGAGGCTACTTTACTGGCCCAGTTGGGCACCCTGCACGTGTCTCCACCCCACAG TGCATCTTCTTTCGCCCAGCACTGACCTGGCCAGAGGGCTTTCGCGGAGCCGCGACTGCGGAGTAGACCTGGGCTCAGAGGTGTACAGGATGCTTCGGGAGTCGGCCGAGCCGACGGCTGCGGAGCCCAAGCAGTCAGGCTCCTTCCGCTACTTGCAGGGCATGCTAGAGGCCGGCGAGGGCG GGGAACGGCCCGGGCCTGGCGGCCCCCGGAACCTCAAGCCCACGGCGGGCAAGCTAGGCGCTCCGCTGAGCGGCCTGCAGGGGCTGCCGGAGTGCACGCGCTGCGGCCACGGCATCGT GGGTACCATCGTCAAGGCGCGGGACAAACTCTACCACCCCGAGTGCTTCATGTGCAGCGACTGCGGCCTGAACCTCAAGCAGCGCGGTTACTTCTTTCTGGACGACCGGCTCTACTGCGAAAGCCACGCCAAGGCGCGCGTCAAGCCGCCCGAGGGCTACGACGTGGTGGCGGTGTACCCCAATGCCAAGGTGGAACTCGTCTGA